A genomic region of Ignavibacteria bacterium contains the following coding sequences:
- a CDS encoding polyprenyl synthetase family protein, translating to MRSKVGLVELIVRYILRQKGKRIRPTLVLLSAKTLGDVNEHTYRGAVLVELLHTATLVHDDVVDNSDTRRGLPSINAIWKNRIAVLMGDYLLARGLQIAVDNDEFSFLKVITNTVKRMSEGELLQIQKIRKLNNDEETYYRIISDKTASLFSTCTTIGAMSITDDQSVINDFKQFGELLGIAFQIKDDILDFEGSSSILGKPTGNDLRDKKLTLPIIYALAQAEKYEVKNIKNLIKGKLTTKDINSIFEFVEKYDGLGYARKKAREFADNAIGIINKYPDSQSRQALIDLVNFILERKN from the coding sequence ATGCGTTCGAAGGTGGGATTAGTTGAACTTATTGTACGATACATTTTAAGACAAAAGGGGAAAAGAATCAGGCCTACGCTTGTTCTTCTTTCAGCTAAAACTTTAGGTGATGTGAATGAGCACACTTATCGAGGAGCTGTTCTCGTTGAATTATTACACACAGCTACACTAGTTCATGATGATGTTGTTGATAATTCCGATACAAGAAGGGGATTGCCATCAATTAATGCAATCTGGAAAAATCGAATAGCTGTTTTAATGGGCGATTATCTTCTAGCTCGGGGACTTCAAATAGCAGTCGATAATGATGAATTTAGTTTTCTCAAAGTTATTACAAATACAGTTAAGCGAATGAGTGAAGGGGAATTACTTCAAATTCAAAAAATCAGAAAATTAAACAATGATGAGGAAACCTATTACAGAATTATCTCTGACAAAACGGCTTCTCTGTTTTCAACCTGTACAACAATCGGTGCAATGAGCATTACAGATGATCAAAGCGTAATTAATGATTTTAAGCAGTTCGGTGAATTACTGGGGATCGCATTTCAAATTAAAGATGATATTTTAGATTTTGAAGGTAGTTCAAGTATTTTGGGTAAACCAACAGGCAATGATCTGAGAGATAAAAAATTAACTCTTCCTATTATTTATGCGCTTGCTCAAGCTGAGAAATATGAAGTAAAAAACATTAAAAATTTAATTAAAGGAAAGCTAACCACTAAAGACATAAACTCAATCTTTGAGTTTGTTGAGAAATATGATGGGCTTGGTTACGCAAGGAAAAAAGCTCGAGAGTTTGCTGACAACGCGATTGGAATTATAAACAAATATCCTGATTCACAGAGTCGACAAGCGTTGATTGATCTTGTTAATTTTATCCTTGAAAGAAAAAATTAA
- a CDS encoding universal stress protein, with translation MELTISKILIPIDFSEYSKMALDYAVQFAKKFNSELTLIYVIEPIVYPSDFGLGQIPINQVDFEIQSRAEEELKKLIEEKVPSEIKASYVVKTGKPFLEIINTAKECNCDLIIIASHGHTGIEHILFGSTAEKVVRKSPISVLTVREKKKKD, from the coding sequence ATGGAACTGACAATCTCTAAGATTTTAATCCCAATCGATTTCTCTGAATATTCAAAAATGGCTCTTGATTATGCGGTTCAGTTCGCCAAAAAATTTAATTCAGAGTTAACCCTAATTTATGTAATCGAACCGATCGTTTATCCAAGTGATTTTGGACTTGGTCAGATTCCAATTAATCAGGTTGATTTTGAAATTCAATCAAGAGCTGAGGAAGAATTAAAAAAATTAATTGAAGAAAAAGTCCCGTCAGAGATTAAAGCTTCGTATGTAGTTAAAACTGGAAAACCTTTCTTAGAAATTATAAACACTGCTAAGGAATGCAATTGTGATTTAATCATCATTGCCTCTCACGGTCATACTGGAATTGAGCATATTCTTTTCGGAAGTACAGCCGAAAAAGTTGTGCGAAAATCACCTATATCTGTTTTAACTGTAAGGGAGAAGAAGAAAAAAGATTAA
- a CDS encoding cyclic nucleotide-binding domain-containing protein, translated as MKEENENIQVRSSLWSNIFKAESDEQKILDLLKKFPAFSDLKKRELKMIRKLVHVREYLPNEIIFFEGDPGVSMFIIESGKVEISHTFKSGIKQELALLFAGDFMGEFSAIVEGYRTATATALTNTRLLIIFRPDLLELIHKEPSLGVKILLGFSKIFVEKLRNLNRDYLNLYELLNIEKQIEK; from the coding sequence ATGAAAGAAGAAAACGAAAATATCCAGGTTCGCAGTAGTCTCTGGTCAAATATTTTCAAAGCAGAAAGCGATGAACAAAAAATCTTGGATTTGCTAAAAAAATTTCCTGCCTTCTCAGATCTCAAAAAGCGGGAATTAAAAATGATTAGAAAACTTGTTCATGTAAGAGAGTATTTACCTAATGAGATTATTTTTTTTGAGGGTGATCCAGGTGTTTCAATGTTTATAATTGAAAGCGGTAAAGTAGAGATTTCTCACACCTTTAAATCGGGTATTAAACAAGAACTTGCTCTGCTTTTTGCTGGTGATTTTATGGGAGAGTTTAGCGCAATTGTTGAAGGTTACAGAACAGCAACTGCTACTGCTTTAACGAATACAAGGCTACTTATAATCTTTAGACCTGATTTACTTGAATTAATTCATAAAGAACCTTCTCTTGGAGTTAAAATTCTGCTCGGCTTCTCAAAAATTTTTGTTGAGAAACTTAGAAATTTAAATCGAGACTATCTTAACCTTTACGAACTTTTAAATATTGAAAAACAAATTGAAAAGTGA
- the hisA gene encoding 1-(5-phosphoribosyl)-5-[(5-phosphoribosylamino)methylideneamino]imidazole-4-carboxamide isomerase, whose product MAQKVFQSPLLVIPSIDIKDGKLVRIVQGIPEVVPSVYPDDPIEMAKIWRAENAKCLHVVDFDGAWYGSNKNLPVIEKLIQSVVIPVQVGGGLRTIEKIREAFKIGASRVVLGTIAVTNPEILQQALDEFGPEKIIVSLDVIQNSVMIYGRKETSALNPVSLGLNMKTLGVKRLIVTDVERNGLLLGPNLDLLKLMAEKVGLKITASGGISGYKDLISLLELTPIGVDSVIIGRALYENKFPCQELWRIAEYGSII is encoded by the coding sequence ATGGCTCAAAAAGTATTTCAATCTCCATTGCTTGTTATTCCTTCAATCGACATAAAAGATGGTAAACTTGTAAGAATAGTTCAGGGAATACCTGAGGTTGTCCCATCGGTATATCCGGATGACCCAATCGAAATGGCAAAAATCTGGAGAGCTGAAAATGCAAAATGTCTTCATGTTGTCGACTTCGATGGTGCCTGGTATGGTTCAAATAAAAATTTACCTGTGATTGAAAAATTAATCCAATCAGTTGTTATTCCTGTTCAAGTCGGCGGTGGTTTGAGAACAATTGAAAAGATACGCGAAGCTTTTAAAATCGGTGCATCACGAGTTGTTCTCGGTACAATTGCGGTTACAAATCCTGAAATACTTCAACAAGCTCTTGACGAATTTGGTCCCGAGAAAATAATTGTTTCACTTGATGTAATTCAAAATTCTGTGATGATTTACGGAAGAAAAGAAACATCAGCTTTAAACCCTGTTAGTCTTGGATTAAATATGAAGACACTTGGAGTGAAAAGATTGATTGTCACTGATGTTGAGAGAAACGGTTTATTGCTCGGTCCAAATTTAGATTTATTAAAATTAATGGCTGAAAAAGTTGGTTTAAAAATTACCGCTTCTGGTGGAATTTCAGGTTATAAAGATTTAATCTCTCTTCTTGAGTTAACTCCGATTGGTGTTGATTCGGTAATTATTGGAAGAGCTCTTTATGAAAATAAATTCCCCTGCCAGGAACTCTGGCGTATTGCAGAATATGGATCAATAATTTGA